The window GCAAATCCCCCTTTACCAGAAGGTTTGATAAACCCTTAGCTGCTTTAGGCCTTCCAACAAAGCTAATATCTCCACCTCAATGGTTAGACCAACTCCAGCACTCTTGGGGAATGCTCCCACTAATGTTCCATAAGTTGTTGATATAAGAGAGCAAAAGTAGCATATATTTGTTTCTTAGAAGATAATGGGGTTACAGCACAGCCATACCACATGATAGATTTGTCATTTTACATCACTGAACATTAGATCATTGATTCGATCGATGCCAATATCAGCCATGGGTTCGATGGGCTGCTCATCTCCTATTGAAGGCTCAAAGCTCATAGGTTCTCTACTGTATTCATCTGGGGAACAAATAACACCATGTTAAATTAAGAAAACTACAATTAGGAGTTAAATAGGGGACCAAAGACATCTTGGTAAAAACCTTTCAAGCATTGTTTGGTTTATCCTTAATCAGCAGACACTTTTTAATCTttgttgaatttaattttttaatgacaataatttttaaggGAAAGGGCGAGGGAGAACCTTTGCAAATTTCAAAAACATCCTCGTATATATATAACTAGAAACCCAAAGCTTACCAAACATCGTGTTTAAGGAAGTTGGAGAAGGGGTCGCCATGAAGTTGAGGCCAATGTAAAATCCCAATGCTAATACTACTGTCACCATAGCATAAGCCGGCACAGCTAAAGCCCATTGCCTAGGAAGAAAAAACCCAATCTGTCAATTAAATAGCCCAAATAAAATCCCATAGTGAATCCCAAAGAAGGCACAAATTTCTGTGATTATAAGTTCATAAATTCCAGGGAATTATTTCTACCCCATTTTGAAGTTGCTTGAATTTCTAAATATGCACAATTCAATTTTGTTTACTTCAACCAAGTATCACTGCAATACTAAGTGCCGAATTACCCATACAGTTCTTTTGATAACACAAATTAGTTAGTGctaaaaaagataatatttcaCTCCAAAGGGGCATAATTTCCAGCTACAGAGTTCAAAGGGGGGACTAATTGGGGGTTTCAACACTTATTACACTAATTCAGGGTCATCAAAGGCAGCATCTTACTGACCTGTTAGGATAGTAAAAGATCCCAATAGAATGTAACCAGTGCTCAGGAACATATGCCCATACCAGGAAAATAACTGCTCAAAATAGAACAATGGAAGTGAATGAAAAACTCAAAGAACAGAAAAGATGAGGTTAAATCAcattaatgaaataattaaagtcTCTTCATCAGAGGCCTTAGTCTTCGCAGCCAATAATTTTGGGGCATGATGAAGCCTAAATATTGCAAAATGATAGATGCAACTGGGCTATAAACAAGGTGACAGTATGACACAAAAGACACAAAACTTGCAGATTATAGCCTCAACATTTTTCATGTTCCTATTTTGGCTTCCCCCGCCCCGCCAAAATATAGACAAATATGAAGAACATCTAACTGGAAACAAGAGATTGAACTCACACAAAAATGGTGAGCCATCAATAAAATCGTTAGAACCATAATGAGATTCAGCTTGTCAAGTATCCTATGTGTTAAAATGAGCTCTCTTTCTTTAGAGCAAACCTAGTGATAAGAAAATTACCATCATTTTTAACTGGTGGATTTCATGGCATGCCAGAAGCATCCAAGCATCCCCAAATGTTGTGCTTGATTGTGTCAACTATTGAATAACCGAATTAAGCTATGAATAAAGGTGTAGTTAACATTAATAAAACCCAGCAGTTAGAATAAAGAATCGGTGATTACGCAAGAAAAACCTTTGTTATCCTTTCCTaagttcttaattttttttagtaggcTACTAGGCTTTGTTTCCCAACTTATTTATAGATTGATGGAAGTTGATTAGATATGCAAACTTAACCAAAACAATCAATAATTAGGAAGCACTAAAGATAAAGGGACCTGTAGCAACAACAGTTGAAATGGACCCAACAAATCCATAAACTTCTGCTGGCTTGGGACCATGCTCTCCAGCCACACCGAACCCAGAAGACTTGTCATCTGGATCTGGGAAGGACACTGTTGCCCTTCTCTGTTTTGACAGACTGAGGATTCTTCTGGGACTACTGACAGAATGGCGATCTTCCATGTCTTCCTCTTTTAAACTTCCAGGCCTCCAGATTATGCAAATCACATTTTGATTGAGAGTTGGAACATGCAATGGATGCAATCAGAAGTCCTGTTAATATCAAGAAGACACCATAAAATGAGTGATATCCTCAATTACCTAACAGTGCATTTGATTGGTAGGAATCAGGGGTTGGGAATCGAAGTCTGATTACTTCTATCCCTTCTGGAATAGCTCCTGTGCCAGATTACTATTTCCACATAAATGAGATACCCATAAAATGTGGGTATCCCATTCCTTAAGGAAGGCAAGTGCCTGATTCCCCTTCCTTAAGAAAGCCAAAAATAACGAGTTCGTTCTGAGTGTgcccatgagcttaggtctttcTTATCAGAAACAACTTATTGATTCAGAGAACAAAATTACAAGGACAAGCCATTCTTCCAGTGAAATGGTTCAAAAACATAACTCAAATCTCACCCTCAAAGCCAATTTCCACAAAATCAGTGCCCTAGAAAGGTCCAGATAAACAAAAACAGATATgcattgaaatgattttttcccctaataaaagaaaaagaaacccttGCAGAGACCTTGCCGCAGGTAAAACAACGAACTGGTATGATCAGATTTCACTTTTGGTAGCCCTAACTTAGGCGTCTCCTCTCCTCCGTTGTGTTTACGGCCCCCAGGTTAGAACTGTGCCCTAATACAGGGTATGATGATGAGTGGCACCAAGGGTTTCCCAAAGGATTTTgcagaaaattattaaatataaaagagcCTGTTTCAACTGTTTTAAGAACACTTTTGGGTTATCCGCCTTAAAAATTGATTTCCATTTTCTGttattaaaaacctaaaaaatatatttagaaaacattttcaattgatttctcttattttttataattatttcaaaaattaattatataaatatgtaaaataattaaaattaatatattaaatataaaaatattttaaaaatattaaaaatatttcaaagtttagatttttgttttacaaaatatcatacaatagtttttaaaaatagtacataaaactattttttaaaactaattctaaaaataattacaatcttacttttcatatttttcttgaaatcaaaatttataaaattcatattatatttaagacaataaaattttaaattacagtCAATAAATATCTGCTTCATATAGAAttagtttaagaaaattaagccttattatatttcaaaatataaattaaaatttatcacttTTTAGACTttgcattattttaaatttgaaatttattttaaatatccaatattttataataaaaaaatgaaaaagttgtaccaaaaaaatatgtttttttatccttatttgaaaatatatgaaaaataagaatttatctCTATATATTTCAACCTATATaatgtgattaaaaaaatatttttctttatatatttcatttttttttcaatgttccaatcaataattataaatacaaagaacatataaaaataagCTGAGAAatgtttttcacatttaaaattagaaacataattttatttttaaaaataattaataattatcttCAAAACAATAGCTAACAAGCCTTTGGTTTTCCCTTTactaccaaattttttttattttaaagaataaaaaaatccttaattttAAAGTCAATCACATAATAAAAATACCTCATTTTATatcttccaaaaataaaaataaaaaatcattctaccgagataattaaaatttgaaattcaagtaaaaccatttataattaaattttatgaaatataaattgatgatatatttttaaatctacgtatttaatggtttttaaattttattttgttaccatCAAAATCGAAATTATAGAACCCTTGATTGGTGTAATGATTTACTTTAAGGGGCAAatctaatattaatattaatttttgtcctcgatttaatttccaaaactttgggtattttttttcttaatatcttCCCAAGGAAGGATCTCAACAAATATTTTTCGGGTGGCAAAACTTTAAGACCTCCTAGAGAGGATGCAGCGTTGCAATTAATGGTTCCGCGTTGTTCACGGTGGAACTTTAAGACCTTGACAAATTGCACCGCTATTAGCGCATGTATACgagtagaaagaaaataaagaaaatcaaaaagtataaaaaaaaaataaatttactttatgttttattttaagaaaacatttaaaaaatattataaaaaaatttgaaaatgaatctcACTTATGGATAACATCGTgtcttttaaaacaattagagaAATGCTTATAATTTCCGGGTTTTTCCTTTATACAATGATCTTCTTTTTCAACCTTATGAAGAAACAAACTAATAGCAAGTAACAATAGATACATCAACATTCTTTCaaacaaattattcaatacAAGTCATATGCAAATGAGACAACACTCCACAAACCTAATATATAAAACACTGTATCAATATAAAAGCGAAATTTTCACATACCCCTTGTCATCAATCAACAACAACTAACCTATATATTGTTCTTTCAAAGATTCAATATACGCATTTCGGGTCATGCTCCAATTAATTTAATCACCATAATACAATGAAAAATATCATAAGCTCATGAAAGTGCTAATCAAAAGACAAGATAGAAATGAGAGAGAATGACACCAACTTttttaatatggaaaatttCCGAAGGAATAAAACACCACGGGCGATCAAATTATCCATTATGAGGAAAATTTAGTTTAGTACAAAGTTTTACCTTAAGTCTTTCATCTTCTCTTAGACCATTTGTTTAGAACTTTCAAGTTTCAGCTATCACTATTCTTATTTAGCAAAACACTTAGAATCCACTCTAAGCTTTGATCTTGGTCTTTTCTTGAGTTTACACAAAAAGAATCTTGGGTTTTACCTTAATAAATTAGATATGAGAGTAATATGAGAGCTAAGATGAAGAACACAATGAATTAACCCGTTTGAAACAAAGATTTTTAACTCTAAAACTGATTTTCAATTCAAAACCATTAATTTTCTCACAAGGTAAACACTTTCCAATATAGTAAGAGAAATTAAAGCTCAAAAACctagtgtggaccccgcatttcggctcatgcgttttccactcgatggcgagctcgatttttaattgaaaaattgatttttatttgattaagaaaactgacttggagtcgccacttatttttgttttatttttaaaagggtaaacaaaataagaaagaaaaaccctaagtgtgactccttattttggaaaagacgatctacgaaaaaccggatcgggttcgggggtcaggttacttatcgggaaggtacgataaagaccgtagcacccctctaagtccctaaagtcgggtctctactaatgagatgaagctAAGATGGCAATGaatgagtaaatcaatggatacccacATCAATCATGCATATATGAGAATCGGAATACATATAGAGAATGATCAGAATGAAtgaatgcgtacctgggcagcgAACAACAACGCGCTATCATGGAATGGGGTTAGTGATAAAACACAGAATGACCATATGTATATCAAGGAacagagtaaatcaatcatgcatgtcaaataaatcaatcaatcaggcAATCAGTCATGAAATCAcctatgtggggcccccaccacaGCCCAATTCATTTTTGCATAAATCAATTCCGCAAACTCTATCACTTAGAATTATGGAATTTGATTttagcttattttaaaacatttaaaaaaacaaaagaattgtGAAAATTGTATGCCGAAAGGAAATATGGCAACAAAGATTTATTGGAAAAAGAGACTTTGGAACCTAAGAGGTTCTAAGGATGAAGGAGGAGAgttggaatttatttgaaaatcaaaatttgaagagttatttacaaaatagaaattgaaaaaatatttttgaggaaTAAGAGTGAgggaaattattattatttttaaaatagatgaaaGGAGGAAGTGAGAAGGACACATGGCCAAAAGATCAGCAGAAAAGTGAGGAAAATGAGGTCCCCAAAATGGGGGGCTACAGTACTGCTGGTTTTGCCATTGTTGAGATTGATCTGCTGGAACTCAGTTCTCCCATGTTGATTCTCAGCATACATATTGTGTAGTTCTCTGCCTTTTGCAACCCAGAAAAAGGTTACATTGAACATCACCACCATGATGCTCTGATCGGCAGATTCCCCTCAGCATATTCTGGTCTTTCCCAACGTACTACTTGTTATTTATGTGGTCCTAGGATATAAGCCGTAATATTTACATAGTCGCAGGCCAGTTTGCTGCAAGCGACTCTGAAGCCGATGCGTTTCTATAACCTTCAAGTCTGCTGATGAAAACAGGCTGCCCTTGTCTGTGCCCCGATAAGTTTCCCACCCAGACCTTTACATATTTGGACTGTGCTGTTTGCATAGCACCTGATGTCTGCTGTGGTAAGGGCATATTAGCTGCTGCGTTCTTGTTCACACCAAGAGATGGCATTCCTGGTTGCACTTGTTGAGACATTCCTGGAGTTGGAATCATTGTGCCAGTTCCAGAAGATATACCTGATGGACCAAGTCCACTCATCATGTTCTGGTTCATACCAATTCCACTTTGTACCATTTGTCCTCTAGGAAGATTCCCTTAGCTCATTCCAGGTACTGTTTGGCCCATACTAACACCTCCTTGAAGATTACTCAATGGTCGAGAAATGCCAAGGTTTGAGTTTACTGACATATTAGAAGTTGCTGAAGTGAACGAACCAAGAGTTGAGTTTTGTGCAACCTGTGTAGTTCCTGCTAGTGTCCCTGATCCAGCAATTGATGAGACAGCTGACTGCCCAGATGAGAACGCAATTTGAAGCACAACTTTTGGATCCTTATGCTGAAGTTCCCGCGCCGGCACGTTCAAGTTAAAGGGCTTAATCACCTTCTGCAACATACTGTTATCTCCATCAGATGAAAGGCATATGGCATGGGCCTCCACCCCAACCAGCCTTATGATCAAGCGGCCCTTTCTTACAGAAAGCAACAAAACATCAGATGATTGAGAGCATGAGACAACAATTCCAAGATCTGAACTAGCACAACAATAGACTATTTCCTTGAAGTGGCCTCGAAGAATGTGTATGGGGCCCTCAATTCACCGCCTCCTGTTTTTGTTTGCCAAAATATTTGCTACTTGCTAGAGTGTTACTGCTGGTTGAAGTAGGTGTGCCAGAGGCAGTAGAGGGCTCTGATATGCTGCTTGCAAGCGAAACGGATGCCCGATGTATCCTCCAGAGTAAAACTGTTGTGTCTTGGGAACTAGTCACAAGGTAGTTGCTATCGGGTGAGAGAGCCAGACAGGTCACTGGATCGGAGCACGATGTCCTCTGGCTGTTTCTAAGGCTTTTGCTCCATCTGATGATATTAGCTTCGTGCTGTTATCCTCATGTCCACCTGTGATAATTTCTTTGTCACAGGTGATGGAAACAATGGCTGAGCTTCTATTGCCTGAGGTTGCAAAAGCTAGTGCTCGTGGAAAGTGCCACTCATCAGAACTAGAGCCAGTTGGACCTTTGAACATGCACATGAATGTTCCATTACTGGAGCTTCCTATGGCCTTTccatgatgaaaaagaaaaggtgtCCTCTGACCATCAGGTGTGTTTGGCTGCCACTTGTGTTGTTTCTCAAGTCTGTAGCTCTCTGAATTAGTCACTTCTTGTGCAATCAGCTATCCCatgctaaaaagaaaaaggattccTAAAATTGTTGCTTGTCACAGCACTGGTCCAACTAAACAGTAGAGAAGCCTAAACCCTCTCCTTCAACTAATCAAATTAAGCCCTTGGTTGTCATCTCCACAGGAGCTCCTGCTACTGCTGCTAGTGGTGGTGATACTGCTGCTGCCACCATGAACTGATGCTGCATTGGAAAAGGTGGTTTCACTGTACTTGCCATGCCCAGGCATATGGCTTCAACCATTGGTCCACCAGGTCCCGAGTGGCTACAAGCATAGAGCATTGTAATCCAGGTCACTTCATCTGCCTTGATCTCCTCTTGACCCATTCTATGAAAACCACCAAACTGCCTCTTTCCCACCTTTCCTTACAAATTCATGTATTCAAATCACCCCTTTCAAGCGTCCCAAAATCAGCATTGGTTGATAAAGCATTCACCATAATCAACGTGATTGGGAATTACCTTTGGAAACCTCAAGTGCATGGTCCTTGGGGGAAGACACTTTTCTGACCATACTTCCACTTGACTCCACTCATTCTTTGGCACAATCCCATGCCATTTACAGCGCAAGGCAGACATAGTGGCTCCATTCGCCACCTCCCATAAAGTGCAATAGTTCCTCCAGGATCAGCATCACCATAATCAACAGCTTCCAAAGCTGGTACTTTGCTAAGCTTCGATGAACCAGTGGCTTGGTGGAATCGTCTCgtgtggccatgcatggccaaaCAAATGTGGATttgaaattagagttttgacaattttcatataGCACGACATCATTAGGATCATCCAATCGTTCAACTGTCACTCCCTGCATCTCAAACCCATATAACTTCTTGGATACCCCATAGATATATAATTCCTCCAAGAGCAGCAGCCAGGGTATAGCTAATATCCCAGTCCGATAAGTTCAAGCAATGTATGTCACAGCTGGATCCTCATGCAGGCACTGATCTGGGTCTGTTGGATAGGCATGAAATAGGATAGAaagtaaagaaagaaatggGTGTGACGGGTGTAAGAAATGATGAGATATGGGATTGAAAATATGCATGGGGACATGAGTGGCGAATTTGGAGATGAGTACGAGAAGGTGAGCAGTGGGTATGAAGAACATGGATGCCATTGATAGAACGGGTAAGATAAGGAAAAGATTGATGAGTACAAAGATGGAAAGGATAAGTTGATGGATTAGGTGGAGGCAGGTTTGATGGGTATGGGCATAACGGAAATATGGGTAGGGACATGAAAGATTTAATGGGTATAAAGGGGTGGAAAGGAAATGGGTTCGGAATGTATGAGGTGTAATAATCGTGCATGAGTATGAATGAATGGCTATGCATGCATGGTTCCATCTGTAGCATCTCCAACATAAGTCAAATACCATGAATAACATGGTACAGCTTTTGTCCCATAAGGAAAAGGCTGCTGAAGATATCCTGATGAAAAATAAGGAGGTTGACTAATACATTACCCATCAACACCCAGATTCTCTCATGCCCAAATACCCGGAACATCCACCAGACTTCGATTATCGCTATTTATTCCAACCAAGGCTGCCACTGGAGTAGCTTGATCTCCAATGCTAGTACCAACAACGGGATTAGCAGTTTCGACTCCAATAGGATAAATCATGCATCAAGCACGCTCACAATTCCAATTAAGTATGGTCGGCCAAGGAGATGCTCAGTCACCAACACTAACACTATCTGAACCAGACCGGCCACCACGGGATCCATGctctttttccaaattttctgcAGACTCCCCAGAACTGTTGCTGAGTTGGTCCACTTGCATTAGAGCCATATAACTTTTGTCAAGTCTAGCACGTTCAAGGAGAGAAACCCGGGTGATGGTTTTTCCAGACAAAGAAAACTTCTTTTGCAGTGACACAATATCTTTCCTCTTCATCGCATTCAATCTATGGTTGACTGACAAATGGTATATATCACCTTCAGCAGATTCAAGTATGCACCGTGAATCACCAATGGAAGCAACAGTTACCACACATCCTTCTATTCATGCAATGAGAGTGGTTGCATATAACAAATGTCAACCTTTTGGCTTTGTCCTTTCATGATATCTTTGAATGAAGCCATGAGAATTTACTGTGCTTCTTTGCCTGAAAACCGTTTACTCAAGCATGGCGAGCTACATTTTTCACCATCATCCTTACCAGATACTGCCTCTACAACTTTTGTCATCGATGAGCTTTGTTCAGGTTCAGAACCCAAATCCTTATTGTTAGAGACCCTCTGTCTCTTGCATTCTGCTCCCTCAACTCTAACCAACATGACATAATAATCTAAAGCAACGAAGCCAGCCATGCCTCTATCATCTGACCCATAATCCACATGTTCACCTTCGCCATCTTCCCCACCAAGGTCTTCCCAAGTGTATTCAATCGATTCCCTTAACCATGATGTCTCATCACCACCTGATGAATCTCCAGTGCACTGATGCCACAAAACACACTGACCAAATCTTTCAGAAAACATGAGCCCAGAACCAGGGGATTTGCATGACAATACTGCACCTTCTTGCTAGCCGTGACCATGAAACAAGGCGAAAATCCAAATGCATAGTAGCCACTAAGGAACTTGGTCTATTCCAAATAGGCACCCTGTTACAATTTAAAGCTCGATCTCAAATGGGAACAGCTGCAGTCTTCATTACAACCTCATTTGCCAAGGGAAATTGATTTGCCCGAGGACTCCATGGAAGAGAAATCCAATCAACTGAAAATTACTTCAGTTGCTATAATTTGCACTCATGGACCAGTCAAAGCAATGGCTGAAGTATCACCCGTATGCATCTCGCCCACTGGGAACCCTGAATCTATGGCAATAGCCAAAGCACCACCCTCTCCCCTCAAGCACAAACCAGAACACGAAACCAATAGTCCAAAGCAAGTCCAGAAACGTGAACCAGAAGCCAAGATACGGATTGAGATACCGGAAACGGAGGAGGAAACAAAACGAAATATAGTATACCCATGACAGAGTAAACAGAGTGAACCAAGCATTAAGTGGGATCCCCTTTCATGTTGAGATTCAGGGGTTTCGACCAGTGGTGTAGCAGAAGAGTTTAAAATCAAATACCAAAATGGGAGTCGGCCAtgttaaaataaacaaatacgAGGGAAGAGTAACACAGTACATATGAACAATCAACCAAGGCTTAGAAAAATAGAGACAATCAGGGAGAAAgaaagataataaaaagaaaacaaaaaaaacagaatGATGAATGAGAAAAGTCCAAGAAGTTGCAACAAACGTACCTGAGATACTCttgcaaattttcttttcctaccaGCTATCTTCAGCAAAACcagtttctctttctctcttgcTCGATTTGGGAATGGCTTTCACTCTAGCTAGAATCCTTTCCAATGAAGCAAACCAAGCTTCTCCCTGTTGTCCCTCTCAAACTATTCTCTGTTCTTTCTTTCCAGAAAACGCCCTGTTTTCTCAGCTTGCTCTCCTTCTCAAGCTCCAGAACACCCTCAAAAATATCTCTCCGCCACCAGCCCCCGAAATCACCTCTCGGTAGCTATCTCCTTAACAGTTCTCAATTCCTTCTCTCATCCTAAAGCTCTCTCTGGAAATCCCAAAAGAGAACCCCCAGACCCTAGCTCTCAGGCTCCCTCCTGAACCTCCCCTCACTAGCAGCCAAAAAAGCCCCTCTGAAAAGCACCACCTCCTCTGCAGATACGCTCCCCCCTCTAACAAACTCTAAATCTCTGCATGTCCTCCAATAGGTGTCGCTTTCTCATTCGTCCATCAGCTCCACTAAGCTGATTCCACAGCAGCCAGTCATGAAGCAACACGTGGCTTTCAAAGAGCCCTCCAGCTGGCAAGTGAGCTGcacaaaatgagagaaaaaagatgTGCCCCTAATGGGGGTCTACACCTaggcttttctttttctcatagtAGCCCCCACCACATCTGGAAAGAGAGCTCAAGTATTAAGGTTTTGAAATCCATTCAATGGTTGAGATTTGTctgaaaaatcatgaaaattcgCAAGTGTGATCGAAATTTGATCAATTAGACAAGACTAAAAAATTTGGGTTCAAGAAAAATTGTGACTCTTTAGTTTGATCTAtcataaatcaatcaaaatgCTTTAATAagaacatttttatcaaaatgagacaaaaaaaaatttgattaaggattaaatttcaaaaattaagagaaacttAAAGCTAAAAAacctagggttttctttttctcatagtAGCCCCCACCACATCTAGAAAGAGAGCTCAAGTATTAAGGTTTTGAAACTCATTCAATGGAGATTTGTctgaaaaatcatgaaaattcgGAAGTGTGATCGAAATTTGGATCAATTAGACAAGACTGGAGAATTTGGGTTTAAGAAAAATTGTGACTCTTTAGTTCAATCTATcataaatgaatcaaaatgttttaataagaacatttttatcaaaacgaGACaaaaaatttttttgatagaggattaaattttaaaaattaagagaaacttAAAGCTAAAAAacctagggttttctttttctcatagtAACCCTCACCACATCTGGAAAAAGAGCTCAAGTATTAAGGTTTTGAAACCCATTTAATGGTTGAGATTTGTctgaaaaatcatgaaaattcgCAAGTGTGATCGAAATTTGATCAACTATACAAGATTGAAAAATTTGGGTTCAAGAAAAATTGTGACTCTTTAGTTCAATCTAtcataaatcaatcaaaatgttttaataagaacatttttatcaaaatgagacaaacaaaaaattgatagaggattaaatttaaaaaattaagagaaacttAAAGCTAAAAAACCTAgggttttcattttctcatagtAGCCCCTATCACCTCTGGAAAGAGAGCTCAAGTATTAATGTTTTGAAAGTCATTTAATAGTTGAGATTTGTctgaaaaatcatgaaaaatcgAAAGTGTGATCGAAATTTGATCAATTAGacaagattgaaaattttgggtTCAAGAAAAATTGTGACTCTTTAGTTCGATCTAttataaatgaatcaaaatgttttaataagaacattttcatcaaaatgagacaaaaataaaataaaattgatagaggattaaatttcaaaaattaggtttttattgatcattttgatcaaataaccctaatttttttaacactttttaGACTAAAAGTGACtcctaaaattaatatatatatatatatatatatatatatatatatatatatatatatataaatatattataaaaattataaaaaccaaaaaaaaaaaaatattttctgtaAAATCCTCCCTTGGCTTCTATAGAAAACTAGTTTGATTTATTGGAATAGTTTCTTAGAACTGAGAAACTCTTTTTTAAGAGATTTTATAAAAGTCTGGATAAATTTGTCGTAATAACTTAtgattaaagggaaaaaaacgtACTTATGAAGTTTAAAAAATGTGCATTCCCTTAGAAGCTATACTTTCacttaaataagaaattatccCACGTTTAATAAAAGTTGTATAGAGCCAATATTGTCTTTTAATAGTTATGATTTCAACTTTTGCTCTCCTTTTGGCCAAAGCCAAAACCAAAATGTCCTCTCAAAAGTGACTTTCAAGACTCGTGGTTGAACTTCAACTTTGattactatttaaaaataataacaataagttAAGGTTTGAGGTTTTTTAAAcgattcttaaaaacaatttttaattattgcaagaataaaatttaatttgaaaactcaaacataaagaattttttttttcgcatatttttcataaaagttgTAACGAGTT is drawn from Vitis riparia cultivar Riparia Gloire de Montpellier isolate 1030 chromosome 18, EGFV_Vit.rip_1.0, whole genome shotgun sequence and contains these coding sequences:
- the LOC117907440 gene encoding phosphatidylinositol N-acetylglucosaminyltransferase subunit P, giving the protein MEDRHSVSSPRRILSLSKQRRATVSFPDPDDKSSGFGVAGEHGPKPAEVYGFVGSISTVVATVIFLVWAYVPEHWLHSIGIFYYPNRQWALAVPAYAMVTVVLALGFYIGLNFMATPSPTSLNTMFDEYSREPMSFEPSIGDEQPIEPMADIGIDRINDLMFSDVK